The DNA window TTGGGAGTCGTGACTGCCAGTCCGGCGACAAGTCCGGCGGTAGCCGCTAGCAGTCCCCACTCGCTGGACGGTAGTAGTCGACGAGACGGAGCGCGCGCGGCCTTCGCGCGCTGCGACGACTCGGCAGGCATCGCCATAGCGGCCACTCGATCGGCGGTTGCCTCCGCGGCTGTTAATTCGCCGGCCACACGACCTTCGCGAAAGACAATAATCCGATCGCTGTTTTCGAGAACTTCGGGTAAGTCGGAGCTAATAAGCACTACAGCGCGGCCGCCATCGGCCCACGATCGCAGCAGTTGATGGATCTCCGTCTTGGCTCCTACGTCCACGCCACGCGTCGGCTCATCGAGCAGCATGACGCGAGGCTGGGAAAGCAGCCAACGGCTGAGCACAGTTTTTTGCTGGTTGCCGCCAGACAACTCGCGCACCGGCTGCTCCGTCGAGCGGCAGCGAATCGACAGCGCCGTGATCTGGGCTTGGGTCACCTGCTTTTCGCGGGTTTCATTCGTCAGCGGTCCGTGACCAAGTCGATCCAGCGTCGCCATCACGGTGTTGTCACGCACCGACAGATCAGCGAACAGCCCCTCGGAACGTCGATCCTCAGGCACGTACGCAATACCTGCCCGCATTGCTGCTGCCGCGCTTCCCACTCGAATCGGCTGGCCGTCTACATACACCGAACCATTTTCAGCCTGTCGCAGGCCAACCACCGCCTGGGCGAACTCACTGCGACCAGCGCCAACTAATCCGTAGACGCCCACAACTTCACCGGCGCGCGCGACCAAGTCGACCTCGGAGAATCGACCGGCGGAGTCGGTCAATTGATGTGCCTGGAACAGAGCGGGGCCGGGCGCGGAGCAGTGTGGCAACCGCTCCTGGACAGGCGCAGCGTCGCGCCCCACCATGGCGCGAATCAAACCAGCGGCGTCCATTGATCCGGTCGCGCCCTGCCAGACCATTTTGCCATCGCGTAGCACCATGACCCGATCGGACAACTCGAATACTTCCGCCTGCCGGTGCGAGATGTAGATGATCCCGACACCACGATCCCGTAACGCGCGCACATGGCCAAAGAGCCAGCGCGCCTCCGATTCAGAGAGCGAGCTAGTGGGTTCGTCGAGCAGTAGCACGCGAGCTCCGTGCTGAATGGCTACCGCGATCCGGGCCATCTGTCGCTGCGCCAATTGCAAGCGTCCGGCGGGCGTGCGCGGATCGACGGGCTCATGCAGCGCCGCGACGGCCGAGCATGCGTCGTTGCCAATGCGATTCCAATCGACTAATCCCCAGAGTGAAGTCGGCAAGCCAATCGAAAGCGCCAGATTTTCAGCCAGAGTCAGCGGCGAAAACACTTCGGTCTCTTGATGCACGGCGATCAGGCCACTTTGGCGCGCCGAAACGGGGTTCGGCAAATGCAATTCGCGGCCGTCCAGCGAGATCATTCCTGCATCTGGTTGCAGGATACCGGAAAGAATATTGATCAGCGTGCTCTTGCCAGCGCCATTTTCGCCGACAATTGCCAAGACCTCGCCGCCGCGCAGTGCGAACGAAACGTCTGTGAGCGCGGCAAATTCGCCGAAGTATTTGGTAATGCCGGACAACTCTAGCAACGTCACGCGCACACG is part of the Pirellulales bacterium genome and encodes:
- a CDS encoding ATP-binding cassette domain-containing protein, which produces MTLLELSGITKYFGEFAALTDVSFALRGGEVLAIVGENGAGKSTLINILSGILQPDAGMISLDGRELHLPNPVSARQSGLIAVHQETEVFSPLTLAENLALSIGLPTSLWGLVDWNRIGNDACSAVAALHEPVDPRTPAGRLQLAQRQMARIAVAIQHGARVLLLDEPTSSLSESEARWLFGHVRALRDRGVGIIYISHRQAEVFELSDRVMVLRDGKMVWQGATGSMDAAGLIRAMVGRDAAPVQERLPHCSAPGPALFQAHQLTDSAGRFSEVDLVARAGEVVGVYGLVGAGRSEFAQAVVGLRQAENGSVYVDGQPIRVGSAAAAMRAGIAYVPEDRRSEGLFADLSVRDNTVMATLDRLGHGPLTNETREKQVTQAQITALSIRCRSTEQPVRELSGGNQQKTVLSRWLLSQPRVMLLDEPTRGVDVGAKTEIHQLLRSWADGGRAVVLISSDLPEVLENSDRIIVFREGRVAGELTAAEATADRVAAMAMPAESSQRAKAARAPSRRLLPSSEWGLLAATAGLVAGLAVTTPNFLSSGNLSAVGASTAVWAILALAASLVIVAGAIDISIGAIFALGAAVAAMTMKSSLPDFVSIPLGIGMGLAAGMAAGLLNAGLALAGRVHPIVVTLAMMTALRGGLIMLTGGDALTDLPRQFDQLATYRWGAVNSSILLMLCVMAFAQFIQNRTTWGRFLYAYGANPLAARTVGISQKLVWSLAFGAGGLLAALAGILELAQTGAMQSSMGTGYEMRAIAAAVIGGAAITGGRGSAFGVLLGALLISLVHNSLVLWQVSRYHSDLVIGGLILAAVVWDLLWRLLDERLSRRGA